A single Arthrobacter sp. ERGS1:01 DNA region contains:
- a CDS encoding response regulator transcription factor, translating to MSRILIVEDEESISDPLSFLLAKEGYEVEVADNGLDALVAFERGGADLVLLDLQLPGMSGTEVCKHLRQRSSVPIIMLTAKDSEIDKVVGLELGADDYVTKPYSSRELIARIRAVLRRQGEPEELLSSTVHAGPVRMDVERHVVTVHGEGVSFPLKEFELLEMLLRNAGRVLTRGQLIDRVWGSDYVGDTKTLDVHVKRIRSKIEPDPAAPRFLVTVRGLGYKFEP from the coding sequence TTGAGCAGAATCCTGATTGTTGAAGATGAAGAGTCCATCAGCGACCCCTTGTCGTTCCTGTTGGCGAAGGAAGGCTACGAGGTGGAGGTGGCCGACAACGGACTGGACGCCCTCGTGGCGTTTGAGCGAGGCGGCGCGGACCTGGTGTTGCTGGACCTGCAGCTGCCGGGAATGAGCGGCACCGAGGTGTGCAAGCACCTGCGCCAGCGCTCCAGCGTGCCCATCATCATGCTCACCGCCAAGGATTCGGAAATCGACAAGGTGGTGGGGCTGGAACTGGGCGCCGACGACTACGTCACGAAGCCGTATTCGTCGCGGGAACTCATTGCCCGGATCCGGGCGGTGCTGCGCCGGCAGGGCGAGCCCGAGGAGCTGCTCAGCTCCACCGTCCACGCCGGGCCCGTCCGGATGGACGTGGAACGGCACGTGGTGACGGTGCACGGCGAGGGCGTCTCCTTTCCGCTGAAGGAATTTGAGCTGCTGGAAATGCTGCTGCGCAATGCCGGCCGCGTGCTGACCCGCGGGCAGCTGATCGACAGGGTCTGGGGTTCGGACTACGTGGGGGACACCAAGACCCTGGACGTCCACGTGAAGCGGATCCGCAGCAAGATTGAACCGGACCCGGCGGCGCCGCGATTCCTCGTGACGGTGCGCGGGCTGGGCTACAAATTCGAACCGTGA
- a CDS encoding beta-galactosidase, which yields MTVRSSRLPHHPKKVKAAAILATAAMGLMAISSPALANDVGTPAQPQAAAATSAPKVIFPGNDGKAHTVTTDSKSMMVDGERLNVFSGEFHYWRLPSTGDWRDMFQKMRASGFNAVSLYFFWGLHSTEPGKFDFTGIKDIDLLLTMAQEEGLYVIARPGPYVNAEISMGGLPAYLTKSGAGSLRSTDPATLKESLSWIDAFDKIAKKHLVTDGGGSIVTYQAENELLNEGGDRPAFMKALVTKIKGDGITVPVFHNDYSMNGSYVPGSSSAGGKVGLDYYAFDNYPLGFTCSNGRGQVPDTEAQFRGLTATSPMFIAEGQGGAFTPWGASFNTSKCADFVDPAFTRQYGVNNLNNGINMFNYYMEYGGTNWGWTGSPSSGFTSYDYGAAINEDRQLTPKATVQKELGYFQKDFAPISNMVTQAGAPVTVDGGSGTIKSYQRIATEDQAAESVSGNGARFLGFRQSDSNSTAELKYSFPLTLSPRADVAAASYSTDDTDTAAIKYTGAWEHATGMSWTAGDYKGTETFSATTGDSVEYTFTGAGIRVISPQSGNHGYGDVYIDGQKVGQTNTYRGQNANFQYVAFQKDGLDTSVPHTIKIVVTGNKDAASQGTFVSVDAFDVIPAPVTATSVKIDDVDPAISYSKTGAGADQWTHASGKVWTANDYKGTQTFSDIAGAFYTYTFRAAEVRLISPQATNHAKGDVYIDGVKVGETNTYVNNPAGQSGFLAFEKKGLDPKVDHIIKVVNTGVKGDPAADGTFIGIDSIETSTPAGNTTPPADNSVTFARVPQKAGTFLSMHGRDANMVIADYAFDGQKLMYSTSELFAKMPVANGTLLTLNGSKNDAGETVLQYASQPAVTTLGGTPVESTWDATTKTLRLNYVHGNGTAVKITGGGAPDLTILTTDRTQTAQQWSVDGAVKGGTTNKTVMVTGVDLLRTAQFDGDTVNLTGDTTAARTANIYVPAGITKATWNGAALAVTPGANGQLVAQLAGPAASALPALENWKVSGENPESAVAFDDSGWTAATATSSANTRQGPGANQGKVLDTAFYGFYEGDTWYRAHFTASSDATTIKLQGQGGNAGNMLVWVNGSYVGAASADGGMKTFTVPAGVIKSGTDTVVSAVVRNNGQNLDWSDDGLSRQNRGLYDAVLPSTGAVTWKLQGAKDKAAPVDTDRTMYNTGGLYGERAGWYLPGYPDTAWANASSFKPAKAGVTWYRNSFALNVPAGTDTAIALKVNDAKFDAGRQDYARAVIYVNGWNIGTWVGNVGPQNTFTIPSSFLNKSGANTLAVALTTERDAQGPDSFTLVDRGTSLGGVPTSLNKAANYTPAVITAAVGAAPAARSLDANVPVAISGTVALPAMGDGALTTAVVDFGDGGDVATVPVTGGKFSADHSYAGNGNFTATVALKDAVSGAVLGTKTVAVTVGDVAPTETATPTESVTPTESATPTESATPTESATPTASATATGGPTATADPSQSATPTASGSAAPSATASGPASASASAGGSASAGATASGTAAGISGTASAGASTAAKPAATAGPVAEDDLASTGSNGLLMGGIAVLLLFAGIVVFGVNRRKAAGH from the coding sequence ATGACTGTTCGATCATCGCGATTGCCGCATCATCCGAAAAAGGTGAAGGCGGCAGCCATCCTCGCCACCGCCGCCATGGGCCTGATGGCCATCTCCAGTCCCGCACTGGCCAACGACGTCGGCACACCGGCCCAGCCGCAGGCCGCTGCGGCAACGTCCGCACCGAAGGTCATCTTCCCGGGCAACGACGGCAAGGCCCACACCGTCACCACCGATTCAAAGTCGATGATGGTGGATGGTGAACGGCTTAACGTGTTCTCCGGCGAATTCCACTACTGGCGCCTGCCCAGCACGGGCGACTGGCGCGACATGTTCCAAAAGATGCGCGCCAGCGGCTTCAACGCGGTCTCCCTGTACTTCTTCTGGGGCCTGCATTCCACCGAGCCGGGCAAATTCGACTTCACCGGCATCAAGGACATCGACCTGCTGCTGACCATGGCCCAGGAAGAGGGCCTGTACGTCATTGCCCGCCCCGGCCCCTACGTCAACGCCGAAATTTCCATGGGCGGCCTGCCGGCCTACCTGACCAAGAGCGGCGCCGGGTCCCTGCGCAGCACCGATCCGGCCACCCTCAAGGAGTCCCTGAGCTGGATCGACGCCTTCGACAAGATCGCCAAGAAGCACCTGGTCACCGACGGCGGCGGCTCCATCGTCACCTACCAGGCGGAAAACGAGCTGCTCAACGAGGGCGGCGACCGCCCGGCCTTCATGAAGGCGCTCGTGACCAAGATCAAGGGCGACGGCATCACCGTCCCGGTCTTCCACAACGACTACAGCATGAACGGGTCCTACGTGCCCGGCAGTTCCAGCGCCGGCGGCAAGGTGGGCCTGGACTACTACGCCTTTGACAACTACCCGCTCGGCTTCACCTGCTCCAACGGCCGCGGGCAGGTCCCCGATACCGAGGCGCAATTCCGTGGCCTGACCGCCACAAGCCCCATGTTCATCGCCGAGGGCCAGGGCGGCGCGTTCACCCCGTGGGGCGCGAGCTTCAACACGAGCAAGTGCGCCGATTTTGTCGATCCCGCCTTCACCCGCCAGTACGGGGTCAACAACCTCAACAACGGCATCAACATGTTCAACTACTACATGGAGTATGGCGGCACCAACTGGGGTTGGACCGGTTCGCCGTCGTCGGGCTTCACCTCCTATGACTACGGAGCGGCCATCAACGAGGACCGCCAGCTCACGCCCAAGGCCACCGTGCAAAAGGAGCTTGGCTACTTCCAAAAGGACTTTGCGCCGATCTCCAACATGGTGACCCAGGCCGGTGCCCCGGTCACGGTTGACGGCGGCTCCGGCACCATCAAGTCCTACCAACGGATCGCCACCGAGGACCAGGCCGCCGAGTCCGTCTCCGGCAACGGCGCCCGCTTCCTGGGCTTCCGCCAGTCCGACAGCAACAGCACCGCGGAGTTGAAATACTCCTTCCCGCTGACACTGTCCCCGCGCGCAGACGTTGCCGCCGCCAGTTACTCCACCGACGACACCGACACCGCGGCCATCAAGTACACCGGCGCCTGGGAGCACGCCACCGGCATGAGCTGGACCGCGGGCGACTACAAGGGCACCGAAACCTTCAGTGCCACCACCGGCGACTCCGTCGAATACACGTTCACCGGCGCCGGCATCCGCGTCATCTCCCCGCAGTCCGGCAACCACGGCTACGGCGACGTCTACATTGACGGCCAAAAGGTGGGCCAGACCAACACCTACCGGGGCCAAAACGCCAACTTCCAGTACGTCGCGTTCCAAAAGGACGGCCTGGACACCTCGGTCCCGCACACCATCAAGATCGTGGTCACGGGCAACAAGGACGCCGCAAGCCAGGGCACGTTCGTCAGCGTTGACGCGTTTGACGTCATCCCCGCCCCCGTCACGGCCACCTCGGTGAAGATCGACGACGTTGACCCCGCCATCAGCTACTCCAAGACCGGCGCCGGCGCAGATCAGTGGACGCATGCCTCGGGCAAGGTCTGGACGGCCAACGACTACAAGGGCACGCAGACCTTCAGCGACATCGCCGGCGCGTTCTACACGTACACGTTCCGGGCAGCTGAGGTCCGCCTGATCAGCCCCCAGGCCACCAACCACGCCAAGGGCGACGTCTACATTGACGGCGTCAAGGTGGGCGAAACCAACACCTACGTGAACAACCCCGCCGGCCAGTCCGGCTTCCTGGCGTTTGAAAAGAAGGGCCTCGATCCGAAGGTCGACCACATCATCAAGGTGGTCAACACCGGCGTTAAGGGCGACCCCGCCGCGGACGGCACGTTCATCGGCATCGACTCGATCGAAACCTCCACCCCGGCCGGCAACACCACGCCGCCGGCCGACAACTCGGTCACGTTCGCCCGCGTCCCGCAAAAGGCCGGCACGTTCCTGAGCATGCACGGCCGTGACGCCAACATGGTCATCGCCGACTACGCCTTCGACGGCCAGAAGCTCATGTACAGCACCTCGGAGCTGTTCGCGAAGATGCCCGTCGCCAACGGCACGCTGCTGACCCTCAACGGCTCCAAGAACGACGCCGGCGAGACGGTCCTGCAGTACGCCTCGCAGCCCGCGGTCACCACCCTGGGCGGCACGCCCGTGGAATCGACCTGGGACGCGACCACCAAGACGCTGCGCCTGAACTACGTGCACGGCAACGGCACCGCCGTGAAGATCACCGGCGGCGGTGCGCCCGACCTGACCATCCTGACCACCGACCGCACCCAGACCGCCCAGCAGTGGAGCGTTGACGGCGCGGTCAAGGGCGGCACCACCAACAAGACCGTCATGGTCACCGGCGTCGACCTGCTGCGTACGGCACAGTTCGACGGCGACACCGTGAACCTGACGGGTGACACCACAGCGGCCCGCACCGCGAACATCTACGTCCCGGCCGGCATCACGAAGGCCACCTGGAACGGCGCCGCACTGGCCGTCACCCCGGGCGCCAACGGCCAGCTGGTGGCGCAGCTGGCCGGACCGGCAGCCTCCGCGCTGCCAGCCCTGGAGAACTGGAAGGTCTCGGGCGAAAACCCGGAATCCGCCGTCGCCTTCGACGATTCCGGCTGGACGGCGGCCACCGCCACCAGCTCGGCCAACACCCGCCAGGGCCCCGGCGCCAACCAGGGCAAGGTCCTGGACACCGCGTTCTACGGCTTCTACGAGGGCGACACCTGGTACCGTGCACACTTCACGGCCTCCTCGGATGCCACGACCATCAAGCTCCAGGGCCAGGGCGGCAATGCCGGCAACATGCTGGTGTGGGTCAACGGAAGCTACGTTGGCGCCGCCTCGGCCGACGGCGGCATGAAGACGTTCACGGTCCCGGCCGGCGTCATCAAGAGCGGCACCGACACCGTGGTCTCCGCGGTGGTCCGCAACAACGGCCAAAACCTTGACTGGTCCGACGACGGCCTGTCCCGGCAAAACCGCGGCCTCTACGACGCGGTCCTGCCCAGCACGGGCGCCGTGACCTGGAAGCTGCAGGGCGCCAAGGACAAGGCTGCCCCCGTCGACACCGACCGGACCATGTACAACACCGGCGGCCTCTACGGCGAGCGTGCCGGCTGGTATCTGCCGGGCTACCCGGACACCGCCTGGGCCAACGCGAGCTCCTTCAAGCCCGCCAAGGCCGGGGTCACCTGGTACCGCAACAGCTTTGCCCTGAACGTTCCCGCCGGCACCGACACCGCCATTGCGCTGAAGGTCAACGACGCGAAGTTCGACGCCGGCCGCCAGGACTACGCCCGCGCCGTGATCTACGTCAACGGCTGGAACATTGGCACCTGGGTGGGCAATGTGGGTCCGCAGAACACGTTCACGATTCCGAGCTCCTTCCTCAACAAGTCGGGCGCCAATACGCTTGCCGTGGCCCTGACCACCGAACGTGACGCCCAGGGGCCGGACTCCTTCACCCTGGTGGACCGCGGCACCAGCCTCGGCGGGGTACCCACCTCGCTGAACAAGGCGGCCAACTACACCCCGGCCGTGATCACCGCCGCAGTAGGGGCTGCCCCGGCCGCCCGTTCGCTCGATGCCAACGTCCCCGTTGCCATCAGCGGCACCGTGGCACTGCCCGCGATGGGCGATGGCGCCCTCACCACGGCGGTTGTCGACTTTGGTGACGGCGGCGACGTCGCCACGGTACCCGTCACGGGCGGCAAGTTCAGCGCCGACCACAGCTACGCGGGCAATGGCAACTTCACGGCCACCGTGGCCCTGAAGGACGCGGTATCCGGCGCGGTCCTGGGCACGAAGACCGTGGCCGTCACCGTGGGTGACGTGGCGCCGACCGAGACGGCCACGCCCACGGAGTCGGTAACCCCGACCGAGTCCGCGACGCCTACGGAATCGGCAACCCCGACCGAATCGGCGACGCCCACGGCGTCGGCCACGGCGACCGGTGGTCCGACGGCGACCGCTGACCCATCGCAGTCCGCAACCCCGACCGCATCGGGATCGGCTGCCCCCTCGGCGACCGCTTCCGGGCCGGCCTCGGCCAGCGCCTCCGCCGGAGGGTCGGCGTCGGCCGGAGCAACGGCGTCGGGCACGGCCGCAGGCATCAGCGGAACCGCATCGGCAGGCGCAAGCACGGCTGCCAAGCCGGCCGCAACGGCCGGCCCGGTTGCCGAGGACGATCTTGCCAGCACCGGATCCAATGGCCTGTTGATGGGCGGGATTGCGGTCCTGCTGCTGTTCGCCGGGATCGTGGTCTTCGGGGTCAACCGGCGCAAGGCGGCCGGCCACTAA
- a CDS encoding CarD family transcriptional regulator, translating into MLFEVGETVVYPHHGAAKIEEIKMRTIRGEEKMYLKLKVAQGDLTIEVPAENVDLVGVRDVVGKEGLEHVFEVLRAEFTEEPTNWSRRYKANLEKLASGDVIKVAEVVRDLWRRDHDRGLSAGEKRMLAKARQILISELALAEKTDEDKAAEVLDEVLAS; encoded by the coding sequence ATGCTTTTTGAGGTCGGCGAGACAGTAGTTTACCCACACCACGGTGCGGCAAAGATCGAAGAGATCAAGATGCGCACCATCCGGGGTGAAGAGAAGATGTATCTCAAGCTCAAGGTTGCCCAGGGGGATCTAACAATTGAAGTGCCCGCGGAGAACGTGGACCTAGTAGGGGTCCGCGACGTCGTAGGCAAAGAGGGTCTGGAGCACGTTTTCGAAGTGCTTCGCGCCGAATTTACGGAGGAGCCCACCAACTGGTCCCGCCGGTACAAGGCCAACCTGGAAAAGCTCGCTTCCGGCGACGTCATCAAGGTTGCCGAAGTTGTGCGTGACCTGTGGCGCCGCGACCATGACCGCGGCTTGTCCGCCGGTGAGAAGCGCATGCTGGCCAAGGCTCGTCAGATCTTGATTTCCGAGCTTGCTCTGGCTGAAAAGACCGACGAAGACAAGGCCGCAGAAGTCCTTGACGAGGTTTTGGCCTCCTAG
- the ispD gene encoding 2-C-methyl-D-erythritol 4-phosphate cytidylyltransferase, whose product MTEQVGGTCAVVIVAAGSGQRLGYGMPKARVPLGGEPMLAHAVRGVVRAGVAAQICIAVPADDAEMADIARDLAAKSGAGPGIIWSVVDGGADRSASVRAALGALAAHITTVLIHDAARPLAPSGVFDRVTAALRDGAKAVIPALAVVDTIKTVVPAGLPATGAGVEKVSGTPARNRLRAVQTPQGFELDTLRRAHAHAETLDAAAAAAITDDAMLVEALGEDVYVVQGSTHSLKITSPTDLLLAEAMLQGPLRPRWVEG is encoded by the coding sequence ATGACTGAGCAGGTGGGCGGCACGTGCGCCGTGGTGATCGTGGCGGCAGGATCCGGGCAGCGCCTGGGATACGGCATGCCAAAGGCGAGGGTGCCGCTGGGCGGTGAGCCCATGTTGGCCCACGCGGTCCGCGGAGTGGTGCGGGCAGGTGTCGCGGCACAAATCTGCATTGCAGTACCCGCGGACGATGCCGAAATGGCCGATATTGCCCGGGACCTCGCCGCCAAGTCCGGCGCCGGCCCCGGGATCATCTGGAGCGTCGTGGACGGCGGTGCCGATCGCTCGGCGTCCGTGCGCGCGGCGCTGGGCGCCCTTGCCGCTCACATCACCACCGTCCTCATCCACGACGCCGCCCGGCCGCTGGCGCCGTCGGGCGTCTTTGACCGGGTCACCGCCGCCCTGCGCGACGGCGCCAAGGCCGTGATCCCGGCACTGGCCGTCGTGGACACCATCAAGACAGTTGTCCCCGCCGGACTCCCCGCAACGGGCGCCGGGGTGGAAAAGGTGTCGGGCACCCCGGCCCGAAACCGCCTGCGCGCCGTGCAAACCCCGCAGGGCTTTGAACTGGACACGCTGCGCCGGGCCCACGCCCACGCCGAAACGCTCGACGCCGCGGCTGCCGCCGCGATCACCGACGACGCCATGCTCGTGGAGGCGCTCGGCGAAGACGTGTATGTGGTCCAGGGCTCCACGCACAGCCTGAAAATCACCTCGCCCACCGACCTGCTGCTGGCCGAGGCCATGCTGCAGGGACCGCTGCGCCCGCGCTGGGTTGAGGGGTAG
- the ispF gene encoding 2-C-methyl-D-erythritol 2,4-cyclodiphosphate synthase: protein MNLPRTGIGVDIHAFAPLDDPAPLWLAGLLWEGERGLSGHSDGDAVAHAAADALFSAAGVGDLGTHFGTDRPQYKGASGVTLLAEAARIVRDAGFEIGNVAVQFVGNRPKFSPRRHEAEAALSAAAGAPVSVSATTSDALGFPGRGEGIAAMATALVVHTGSPAGGPPSVNLSAER from the coding sequence ATGAACCTGCCGCGCACCGGAATCGGTGTCGACATCCATGCCTTCGCGCCGTTGGACGACCCCGCGCCGCTGTGGCTGGCCGGACTGTTGTGGGAGGGCGAGCGCGGACTCTCCGGACACTCCGACGGCGATGCCGTGGCCCATGCGGCCGCCGACGCCTTGTTCTCCGCCGCCGGAGTGGGCGACCTTGGTACGCACTTTGGCACCGACCGTCCCCAATACAAGGGCGCCAGCGGGGTGACCCTGCTGGCGGAGGCCGCGCGGATCGTCCGGGACGCCGGTTTTGAGATCGGCAACGTGGCCGTCCAGTTCGTCGGCAACCGGCCCAAGTTCAGCCCGCGCCGACACGAGGCCGAGGCAGCCCTCAGCGCGGCGGCCGGCGCGCCCGTGTCCGTCAGCGCAACCACCTCCGACGCACTGGGCTTCCCCGGACGGGGCGAGGGCATCGCGGCCATGGCCACCGCCCTCGTGGTGCACACCGGAAGCCCGGCCGGCGGCCCGCCGTCCGTGAACCTTTCCGCCGAAAGGTAA